The Thermomicrobiales bacterium genome segment GCTGAGCGCGCGCAACGCGTGCGGGGCGCTCTCGGCCAGCACCCCCAGCGCGGCGGGATCGCGCGACGACACCAGGAAGATCTTGTCGGCGTATGCTTCGTCGTTCAGCAGCGCCGCCACCTCGTCGAGATACCAGTCTGCCGACGACTTCAGGTCGAACTGAATCGCCTCAGCCTCGGTGGTTGCATCGAGGACGTCGCGCACCGTCGAGCCACGGAACCAGCGCTCAGCAAACCGACCCTTCGGCTCGGAGTGTCCGGCATAGAGTCCACCAGCGTACGGGATCACATCAATCTCAACGATGTCCGCCCCGTGGCTCATCGCATCGCGCGCAGCGATGACGCTGTCACCGGCGTTGTGAGCGACGACAAACGTCCCACTATGGCCGGTCAACAGGTCGCGCTCGAATGCTTCGTAGTACAGTCGCGGACGCTGGCGGTTTGCGTAGCGATCTGCCAGGCGATCCTCGACGAGCAGGGCACAGACAACCAGCATCGCGATAATCGCGATGCCACTCGAGAGTATTCTGAGCCTGCTGGAGCGAATGTTCGCCATTCGTCGCTCCTTACGTCAAGTTGCCAGTAGCGCGAGGCGCGACGCTCAACACCACGACAGGATCACGATTGATCGACCTGCATACACATATTCTTCCAGGCGTGGATGACGGTCCGATGACGATCGTTGACGCGCTGGCGATGCTGCGGCTGGCCGCTGCCGACGGCATCACGACGCTCGTCGCCACCCCGCACAGCCACCACGCCCGCGACACCGATATCCGACTCGCCGCAGAACAGCTGCAACGCGCCGC includes the following:
- a CDS encoding glycerophosphodiester phosphodiesterase; translated protein: MANIRSSRLRILSSGIAIIAMLVVCALLVEDRLADRYANRQRPRLYYEAFERDLLTGHSGTFVVAHNAGDSVIAARDAMSHGADIVEIDVIPYAGGLYAGHSEPKGRFAERWFRGSTVRDVLDATTEAEAIQFDLKSSADWYLDEVAALLNDEAYADKIFLVSSRDPAALGVLAESAPHALRALSIGETYELLVLLADEELAKMLDGVTIKETLLDAGLVDWLREQRLFINAWVVNDVQRANDLIALGVGAVTTDNLALMQAIGQPHQRDNDLAGVMRPGIE